The proteins below are encoded in one region of Paenisporosarcina cavernae:
- the yqiS gene encoding phosphate butyryltransferase: MKLQDLIHHASESSDNVVAVAAAADLEVLEAVSMALEQNMASFRLYDDEQKLKELIALHFPHLVGHPKIYKQHVKDNQQAAIAAVRSVNLNEANVLMKGHLPTAMILKAVLNPEYGLRTGKVLSHVAAFEIPGYDRLIFVTDAAMNIAPDLSQKAQIIQNAVKVAHSAGVENPIVAPLAAVEVVNPSMSPTLDAAALVAMNNRGQISGCIVDGPLALDNAISVEAAKHKGLTSTTAGKADILLVPNIESGNILYKSLVYFAQAKVGALIEGAKAPIVLTSRADNAESKLHSLALAISSSKTKE, encoded by the coding sequence ATGAAATTACAAGATTTAATTCATCATGCTTCTGAGTCATCAGATAACGTTGTGGCAGTTGCTGCTGCAGCAGACTTAGAAGTTTTAGAAGCGGTAAGTATGGCGCTTGAACAAAACATGGCCAGCTTTCGACTATATGATGATGAGCAAAAGTTAAAAGAACTAATCGCATTACATTTCCCTCACTTAGTTGGGCATCCAAAAATTTATAAGCAACATGTGAAGGATAATCAACAAGCAGCAATCGCAGCCGTAAGATCAGTGAATTTAAATGAAGCGAATGTATTAATGAAAGGTCATTTACCCACGGCGATGATTTTAAAAGCAGTACTTAACCCGGAATACGGTTTACGTACAGGGAAAGTTCTTTCTCATGTCGCAGCATTTGAAATACCAGGCTATGACCGCTTGATATTCGTTACAGATGCAGCGATGAATATTGCTCCAGATCTTTCACAAAAAGCACAAATCATTCAAAATGCCGTTAAAGTAGCGCATTCTGCTGGAGTGGAAAATCCTATCGTTGCTCCATTAGCAGCTGTGGAAGTAGTGAATCCATCTATGTCACCGACACTGGACGCTGCGGCATTAGTAGCAATGAACAATCGTGGACAAATCTCGGGATGCATAGTAGATGGTCCACTCGCTCTAGACAATGCTATTTCAGTCGAAGCAGCGAAGCACAAAGGACTCACTTCAACAACAGCAGGTAAAGCGGATATATTGCTTGTACCGAACATTGAATCCGGAAACATATTATACAAATCGTTAGTGTATTTTGCTCAAGCAAAAGTTGGAGCACTAATTGAAGGCGCGAAGGCACCAATCGTATTAACGTCTAGAGCAGACAATGCAGAAAGTAAACTACATTCGCTCGCTTTAGCAATCAGTTCTTCAAAAACGAAAGAATAA
- the buk gene encoding butyrate kinase: MQEASYRILVINPGSTSTKIGVFENEVLLMEKTIRHSAEEIGKFGSIIDQYEFRKETILEALDEEGINISKLSAVCGRGGLLRPIEGGTYAVNDMMLEDLRKGFSGQHASNLGGILAFEIASGLNIPSYIVDPVVVDELDPIARVSGFSLIERKSIFHALNQKAVAKRYAKKIGKSYKDLRLIVTHMGGGITVGVHQGGRVIDVNNGLHGDGPFSPERAGSVPIGDLVDLCFSGEYYRHEIMKKLVGQGGLISYLGTSDAVAVEKRIAKGDKEAALIYDAMAYQVAKEIGAASTVLEGQIDAILLTGGLAYGKDFVESISKRIHYLGEIVVIPGENELQALSEGAIRVLNGEENAKVYPN, from the coding sequence ATGCAAGAAGCATCTTATCGAATTCTTGTCATTAATCCGGGTTCCACATCGACCAAAATTGGTGTTTTTGAAAATGAAGTTTTATTAATGGAAAAAACAATCCGTCATTCTGCAGAAGAAATTGGAAAGTTTGGTTCCATTATTGATCAATATGAATTTCGAAAAGAAACAATTTTAGAAGCATTGGATGAAGAAGGAATTAATATTTCGAAGTTATCAGCCGTCTGTGGTAGAGGCGGCTTGCTTCGTCCAATCGAAGGCGGAACGTACGCAGTAAATGACATGATGTTAGAAGATTTACGTAAAGGCTTTTCAGGGCAACATGCTTCCAATCTAGGCGGTATCTTAGCTTTTGAAATTGCTTCCGGTTTAAATATTCCATCTTATATTGTAGATCCAGTTGTGGTTGACGAATTGGATCCCATCGCACGTGTATCTGGATTTTCATTGATTGAACGAAAATCCATTTTTCATGCACTAAACCAAAAAGCAGTAGCAAAACGGTATGCAAAAAAAATCGGCAAATCCTACAAAGATTTGCGGCTTATCGTCACACATATGGGTGGGGGAATTACAGTCGGAGTTCATCAAGGGGGACGTGTTATTGATGTGAATAACGGATTGCACGGTGATGGACCATTTAGTCCAGAACGTGCTGGATCTGTTCCAATTGGAGATCTAGTAGATTTATGTTTCTCTGGTGAGTATTACCGACATGAAATTATGAAAAAACTCGTTGGACAGGGTGGGTTAATAAGTTACCTTGGAACAAGTGACGCAGTTGCAGTAGAAAAACGGATTGCGAAAGGTGATAAAGAAGCAGCCTTAATTTATGATGCAATGGCTTATCAAGTTGCAAAAGAGATTGGTGCTGCCAGTACAGTATTAGAAGGACAAATTGATGCAATCCTGCTAACCGGTGGACTAGCTTATGGAAAAGATTTTGTTGAATCGATTTCGAAGCGCATTCATTATTTAGGAGAAATTGTCGTCATACCAGGTGAAAATGAATTGCAGGCTCTTTCAGAAGGCGCAATCCGTGTGTTAAATGGAGAAGAAAATGCAAAGGTTTATCCGAACTGA
- the lpdA gene encoding dihydrolipoyl dehydrogenase, which yields MANEYDLVILGGGTGGYVAAIRAAQLGLKTAIVEKGKLGGTCLHKGCIPSKALLRSAEVYSTAKHHAADFGVNTGEVTLDFSRVQERKSSIVSQLHQGVQGLMKKGKIDVFEGTGRMLGPSIFSPSPGGTVSVEMNNGEENQMLIPKNVVIATGSRPRSLPGLTIDGTTVMTSDEALEMTELPKSMIIVGGGVIGIEWASMLNDFGVEVTVIEYADRIIPTEDADISKEMQKLLSKKGITFATSAKVDAETLKIAEGSVMISAEIKGEMKEFTAEKMLVSVGRQANVEGIGIENTDIQVEKGFIQVSETFQTKESHIYAIGDVIGGLQLAHVASHEGITAIEHIAGQEVHAINYDHVSRCIYSSPEASSVGITEQQAKDKGLNVKVGKFSFKAIGKALVYGESDGFVKIVADKDSNDILGVHMIGPHVTDMISEAGLAMVLDATPWEVANTIHPHPTLSEVMGEAALAVDGKAIHM from the coding sequence ATGGCGAATGAATATGATCTTGTCATATTAGGTGGCGGTACAGGTGGATATGTAGCTGCTATTCGTGCTGCACAATTGGGGTTAAAAACGGCCATCGTTGAAAAAGGAAAACTCGGGGGTACGTGTTTGCATAAAGGGTGTATTCCAAGTAAGGCGTTGCTTCGAAGTGCAGAAGTTTATTCCACAGCGAAACATCATGCTGCGGATTTTGGTGTGAATACGGGCGAAGTAACACTCGATTTCTCACGAGTTCAAGAACGAAAATCTTCGATTGTTTCTCAACTTCATCAAGGAGTGCAAGGATTGATGAAAAAAGGGAAAATTGATGTTTTTGAAGGAACTGGTCGTATGTTAGGGCCTTCTATTTTCTCGCCATCTCCAGGTGGTACCGTTTCAGTGGAGATGAATAATGGGGAAGAAAATCAAATGTTAATTCCTAAAAATGTAGTGATCGCAACTGGCTCTCGTCCACGTTCACTTCCCGGATTAACGATTGATGGAACGACTGTTATGACCTCAGATGAAGCACTTGAAATGACGGAACTGCCAAAGTCCATGATTATTGTCGGTGGCGGTGTCATCGGTATAGAGTGGGCTTCTATGTTAAACGATTTCGGTGTAGAAGTTACGGTTATTGAATATGCTGATCGGATTATTCCGACGGAAGACGCAGATATTTCCAAAGAAATGCAAAAACTGTTGTCGAAAAAAGGAATTACATTCGCAACTAGTGCCAAAGTGGACGCTGAAACGTTAAAAATTGCTGAAGGATCGGTGATGATTTCTGCAGAAATTAAAGGTGAAATGAAAGAATTTACAGCAGAAAAGATGCTAGTTTCTGTTGGAAGACAAGCAAACGTTGAAGGAATTGGTATCGAAAATACAGACATCCAAGTGGAAAAAGGTTTTATTCAAGTGAGTGAAACTTTCCAAACGAAAGAGTCTCATATATACGCAATTGGAGATGTTATTGGCGGTTTACAATTAGCACATGTCGCTTCTCATGAAGGTATTACCGCTATAGAACATATTGCAGGTCAAGAAGTACATGCGATTAACTACGATCACGTTTCCCGGTGTATCTATTCAAGTCCGGAAGCATCAAGTGTTGGAATCACGGAACAACAAGCGAAAGACAAAGGCTTGAACGTAAAAGTAGGGAAATTCTCCTTTAAAGCGATTGGAAAAGCGCTTGTATATGGTGAATCTGATGGTTTTGTGAAAATTGTTGCTGACAAGGATTCAAATGACATTCTTGGGGTTCATATGATTGGACCACATGTAACGGATATGATTTCTGAAGCAGGACTTGCCATGGTATTAGATGCTACACCTTGGGAAGTTGCAAATACGATCCATCCACATCCAACGTTATCAGAGGTAATGGGAGAGGCTGCATTAGCAGTTGACGGCAAAGCAATTCACATGTAA
- a CDS encoding sigma 54-interacting transcriptional regulator, translating into MQQVLIIGGGQGGSAILRLLASNEFFHIVGLVEINQNAPAIEIAKDLSIPISNTWNDLMKKPIDIIFDVTGKKDVFEQLLIERKRETVLIPGTVANMLVKLLEEKDQIMHQVKEESSIRQLIFDSIDEGMVGVDQKGIINFFNKSAQKMTEIEEKAAIGKHINEVIPSSELPRIYESGRSEYNREMLLHNGLKIVTSRFPIIDERGNRLGSFAVFKDITEVVNLAEEITNLKEIQTMLQAIIQSSDDAISVVDENGKGLLINPAYTRITGLETSDVIGKPATADISEGESIHLKVLQKKQPIRGVNLLVGPSKREVIVNVAPILVNNRLKGSVGVIHDMTEIRHLMKELDRARSIIRTLESKYTFDDIVGKTNEMELSIEQAKLAAKTPVTVLLRGESGTGKELFAHAIHSASDRKYNKFIRVNCSASEPLQLEKDLFGEEIIVSNSQEIQVRRGLLEEANLGSIFLDEIGELSASTQAKLLRVLQESELTRIGGKETIHVDVRVIAATNIHMEKAMSQGIFREDLYYRLNRMPIQIPPLRSRIQDIPLLADKLLIKLNQEYGRNVEQISNRAMKKLQEYEWPGNVRELENMISRGMIFMNPAENTLDVQHFPFSMFQETNLLSNSPHQTIPLTEQLEKVEKEILQHALSLAKGNKSQAARELDVSLRTLYYKLDKYGLT; encoded by the coding sequence ATGCAACAAGTGTTAATCATCGGAGGAGGTCAAGGAGGTAGTGCGATTTTACGACTCCTAGCTTCAAATGAATTTTTTCACATTGTAGGTCTTGTCGAAATCAATCAAAATGCCCCTGCTATTGAGATTGCTAAAGATTTGTCTATACCCATTTCCAACACATGGAATGATTTGATGAAAAAGCCAATCGATATCATTTTTGATGTGACAGGAAAGAAGGATGTCTTCGAACAGTTACTTATAGAAAGAAAACGGGAGACTGTTTTAATTCCAGGAACAGTTGCAAATATGTTAGTAAAATTATTAGAAGAAAAAGATCAAATTATGCATCAAGTAAAAGAAGAGTCAAGCATTCGTCAATTAATCTTTGATTCCATTGACGAGGGTATGGTCGGTGTTGATCAAAAGGGAATCATTAATTTTTTTAATAAAAGTGCACAAAAAATGACGGAAATAGAAGAAAAGGCAGCTATTGGAAAACATATTAACGAAGTGATTCCTTCGAGTGAATTACCAAGAATTTATGAGTCGGGTAGATCAGAGTATAATCGTGAAATGCTTTTACATAATGGGTTAAAAATTGTGACGTCGCGTTTTCCGATTATTGATGAACGTGGAAACCGGCTAGGGTCTTTTGCTGTTTTTAAAGATATTACGGAAGTTGTAAATTTGGCTGAAGAAATCACTAATTTGAAAGAAATTCAAACTATGCTTCAAGCAATCATCCAATCAAGTGATGATGCAATTTCAGTCGTGGACGAAAATGGGAAGGGGTTGCTGATTAATCCAGCGTACACTCGTATTACTGGACTAGAAACGTCGGATGTAATTGGGAAACCCGCGACAGCAGATATTAGCGAAGGGGAAAGTATTCATTTAAAAGTTTTACAAAAAAAGCAACCTATTCGTGGAGTGAATCTTCTTGTAGGGCCAAGTAAACGAGAAGTAATCGTAAATGTAGCACCAATTCTCGTTAATAATCGGTTAAAAGGTAGTGTAGGTGTTATACACGATATGACGGAAATTCGTCATTTGATGAAAGAGCTTGATCGAGCAAGGAGTATTATTCGAACTCTAGAATCGAAATATACCTTTGATGATATCGTTGGGAAAACAAACGAAATGGAATTATCCATTGAACAAGCAAAATTGGCTGCAAAAACACCTGTGACGGTTCTCTTACGTGGAGAATCAGGGACAGGCAAAGAGCTTTTCGCACACGCTATTCATTCTGCAAGTGATCGGAAATACAATAAATTCATCCGAGTGAATTGTTCGGCTAGTGAGCCTTTACAACTAGAAAAGGATCTATTTGGAGAAGAAATCATTGTATCGAATAGCCAGGAGATTCAAGTTAGAAGAGGATTACTAGAAGAAGCTAATTTAGGCAGTATTTTCTTAGATGAAATTGGTGAACTCTCTGCTTCCACACAAGCAAAATTACTTCGAGTCTTGCAAGAATCCGAACTTACAAGAATAGGTGGAAAGGAAACAATTCATGTAGACGTTCGTGTCATCGCAGCAACGAATATTCATATGGAAAAAGCAATGTCCCAAGGTATTTTTCGAGAGGACCTTTATTACAGGTTAAATCGAATGCCAATTCAAATTCCTCCACTACGCAGTAGAATACAAGATATTCCTTTGTTAGCAGATAAGCTGCTAATTAAGCTGAACCAAGAGTACGGCCGAAATGTGGAACAAATCTCTAACCGTGCAATGAAGAAATTACAAGAATATGAGTGGCCAGGAAACGTCCGAGAACTCGAAAATATGATCAGCAGAGGAATGATATTTATGAATCCTGCAGAAAATACATTGGATGTGCAGCATTTTCCTTTTTCTATGTTTCAAGAAACCAACTTACTTTCGAATTCGCCACATCAAACAATCCCTTTAACCGAACAACTTGAAAAAGTGGAAAAGGAAATACTTCAGCATGCGCTAAGTTTAGCGAAAGGAAATAAATCGCAAGCTGCTCGAGAGCTTGATGTGTCCCTTCGTACGTTATATTACAAATTAGATAAGTACGGATTAACATGA
- a CDS encoding DUF2627 domain-containing protein, which yields MQRLIAFIILLIPGVMAAGGIKLVRDTLFGKLISPFPFLSVQLLVGTVFIVLGLGFFAGFLLRRDRKNGKIQPKFAQRKK from the coding sequence TTGCAACGATTAATCGCTTTCATTATCTTATTAATTCCAGGAGTAATGGCAGCAGGTGGTATTAAACTTGTTCGAGATACTCTCTTTGGAAAACTCATTTCCCCATTTCCTTTTTTAAGTGTTCAATTACTTGTCGGAACTGTATTTATCGTTCTAGGTCTCGGATTTTTTGCTGGATTTTTACTACGTCGCGATCGCAAAAATGGAAAAATACAACCGAAATTTGCTCAAAGAAAGAAATAA
- the bcd gene encoding branched-chain amino acid dehydrogenase, producing MEIFSYLEKYDYEQVVFCQDKTSGLKAIIAIHDTTLGPALGGTRMWTYASEADAIEDALRLAKGMTYKNAAAGLNLGGGKTVIIGDPLKDKNEEMFRAFGRFIQGLNGRYITAEDVGTTVADMDLIHEETNFVTGISPAFGSSGNPSPVTAYGVYRGMKAAAKEAFGTDSLEGKKIAVQGVGNVAYNLCRHLHEEGAILTVTDINKEAVQRVVDEFGATAVDINDIYSQDVDIFAPCALGAIINDETIPQLKAKVVAGAANNQLKETKHGDILHEKGIVYAPDYVINAGGVINVADELYGYNRERAMKRVEGVYDNIEKVIEISKRDGIPTYLAADRLAEERIARVGKSRSQFLQNEKHILSGRI from the coding sequence ATGGAAATTTTTAGCTATTTAGAAAAGTACGATTACGAACAAGTGGTATTTTGCCAAGATAAAACATCCGGATTAAAAGCGATTATTGCCATCCATGACACTACATTAGGACCAGCACTAGGTGGAACTCGTATGTGGACATATGCTTCTGAAGCAGATGCAATAGAAGATGCACTTCGTTTAGCAAAAGGAATGACATACAAAAATGCAGCTGCTGGATTGAATTTAGGTGGCGGTAAAACCGTCATTATCGGAGATCCATTAAAAGACAAAAATGAAGAAATGTTCCGCGCATTTGGTCGCTTCATTCAAGGCTTAAACGGTCGTTACATAACTGCAGAAGATGTTGGTACAACTGTTGCGGATATGGACCTTATTCATGAAGAAACAAATTTCGTAACAGGTATCTCACCGGCATTCGGTTCTTCTGGTAATCCATCTCCGGTTACTGCTTACGGTGTGTATCGTGGAATGAAAGCTGCTGCAAAAGAAGCATTTGGCACAGACTCACTTGAAGGAAAGAAAATCGCAGTACAAGGTGTAGGTAACGTTGCATATAATCTTTGCCGTCACTTACATGAAGAAGGCGCGATTTTAACTGTAACAGATATTAATAAAGAAGCAGTTCAACGTGTAGTAGACGAATTTGGCGCAACTGCAGTAGATATAAACGATATTTACTCACAAGACGTTGATATTTTCGCTCCATGTGCACTTGGCGCAATTATTAATGATGAAACAATTCCACAGTTAAAAGCAAAAGTAGTTGCTGGAGCTGCTAATAACCAACTAAAAGAAACAAAACATGGTGATATTCTTCATGAAAAAGGGATCGTATATGCTCCTGACTATGTCATTAATGCTGGTGGAGTGATTAACGTTGCGGATGAACTATACGGCTATAATCGTGAACGTGCGATGAAACGTGTAGAAGGTGTGTATGACAATATCGAAAAAGTAATCGAAATTTCTAAACGTGACGGAATTCCAACGTATCTTGCAGCTGACCGTTTAGCTGAAGAACGTATTGCTCGTGTTGGAAAATCTCGTAGCCAATTTTTACAAAATGAAAAACACATTTTGAGTGGACGTATTTAA